A window of Rhododendron vialii isolate Sample 1 chromosome 11a, ASM3025357v1 genomic DNA:
CACCTCAGGCGTCTGAAAACTTACGTTGTTCAAGCTTGCAGCGAGCCTGGAGCCATTTGGTCCGTTGCATGAATCATTAGGGCATGGAATCGAGCCCACCGAAATAGTTATGAAAAGTCGGGTATCAACTTTTTGGGGGACATTAACCGGGTACTCCTTGCTAGCCAGGGCCTTAATCCGGTTGGTGAAACTTGTTACAGCATCGATGTTAGTGTAATTTGGAAGGTTACTAGGAAATGCTGGCGTTGATGGCGCTGTATAATTCCCAATGTATTTCACGATCGCAGTTGTAGTAGTGTTATCAAATACAACACCTTCATAAGCTCTAGCTGCCATATAATAGTGGCTCGGGGACTTATCTGCAGTCATTAAGATATCGATGGTTTGTCCAGGGGTTATGAAGATGTAATTAGTTTTTATGGGTTTGATGTACGCTCCATCCATTCCAACGACTGTGAAATTATGCTGAGCCACCGCAAAGAACACCTCTTCGTTCATAATTGAGTTGATGACACGAAGAAGATACGTCTTTCCATAATTTACCAGTACATTGAACGTCCCTGCAACatttggattgtgttttgtttggatAAGCATGCAAACTCAATAACGGCATATAGAGAAGTGCTCTTATTCAGAATAATATTGCGTTGACACTACATTCAACTGTTGCTTGCCGTACTGCTTGAGATTAAAATGATGTGTGCATACCGGGTTTGGAACAATTGTATAGATCACCCGGTTGGCCATTAATGGTGAGAGCATCTGACTTGTTTGTTTCGCCTCCGCCTTCAAGTGCACTTTGAATTATCTCCATTACATCTCCCTTAAACCACGATGCTGTGACAACAAAAGTATAGGAATATATAAATCTTTTCTATGAAGCTTTTCTATGTCTGTggcattggagagagagagagagagagggagagagagagagagatggtacATACCCAAAACAATAGGAAACTCTGCATGAGGCTTAGGAAAAGGGTAGGTTGCTCCATTTGAAGGGTATACAATAATAGGACCATGGACCGTGGCTCGAGACCAATCACTGTGAGCGTGCCACCAAAGTGTGCCTTCTTCGGTTGAGAATATGATCTCATAGCTGAAATTTGCACCCGGTCTGATTGGACACTGTGTCACATACTCCGGCCCATCTGACCACGGATTTCTTGGCTGCTTCACTCCGTGCCTATACACATAACATGTTTCCCAAAACCACAATATTAGTTTGTAGTACTTTTTTTTAgagttcct
This region includes:
- the LOC131306569 gene encoding laccase-14-like, with product MELKKSLKLELLGFFLLNVFVLSMARKTIPSINWVLKETKYTRLCSSKKILTVNGLFPGPTLYVRRGDRLIVNIQNQGKYNVTIHWHGVKQPRNPWSDGPEYVTQCPIRPGANFSYEIIFSTEEGTLWWHAHSDWSRATVHGPIIVYPSNGATYPFPKPHAEFPIVLASWFKGDVMEIIQSALEGGGETNKSDALTINGQPGDLYNCSKPGTFNVLVNYGKTYLLRVINSIMNEEVFFAVAQHNFTVVGMDGAYIKPIKTNYIFITPGQTIDILMTADKSPSHYYMAARAYEGVVFDNTTTTAIVKYIGNYTAPSTPAFPSNLPNYTNIDAVTSFTNRIKALASKEYPVNVPQKVDTRLFITISVGSIPCPNDSCNGPNGSRLAASLNNVSFQTPEVDLLQAYYRQIGGIFTTDFPSVPPYFFNFTADEMPDNVLIPSTGTKVKVLEFNSSVEIVFQGTNVLSAAENHPMHLHGFSFYHVGSGFGNFDNKTGPKGYNLVDPPEINTVGVPKNGWATIRFRADNPGVWFMHCHLERHSSWGMDMAFIVKNGSTRLTSMRRPPRHLNPC